The following proteins are encoded in a genomic region of Cryptomeria japonica chromosome 11, Sugi_1.0, whole genome shotgun sequence:
- the LOC131062277 gene encoding MADS-box MEF2 type transcription factor MIG1-like, translated as MGRRKLLPIYIADKGRRRQTFLKRKKGLFKKARELSVLCGGRVFMRIHDPENAKDYSQQEFDGSSFLHPQHNHAIAFPVQMDQFAAAGNFNGVNPTISNYVPVQVEMDQRHPLPVQMDQRHPLPVQVQMDQRHPLPVQMYQRHPLPVQVQMDQRHPQFLMSEQAKANLSSTGELQNDQDPPTATPSILPLPLPHNCTSQQEDDGLPLLQLDEINEMLDLLQEDPQMMFNDLSFPDTDRWPPQ; from the coding sequence ATGGGTCGCAGAAAGCTTCTACCCATTTACATAGCAGACAAGGGCAGGCGGCGACAGACATTTTTGAAGCGGAAGAAAGGACTGTTTAAGAAAGCTCGTGAGCTCTCTGTACTTTGCGGCGGAAGAGTTTTCATGAGAATCCACGACCCTGAAAATGCCAAGGACTACTCCCAACAGGAATTCGATGGCTCATCTTTTCTTCACCCTCAACATAATCATGCAATTGCTTTCCCAGTACAAATGGATCAGTTTGCAGCAGCAGGTAATTTCAATGGAGTTAATCCAACAATTTCTAATTATGTCCCTGTGCAAGTGGAAATGGATCAAAGGCACCCCCTCCCAGTACAAATGGATCAAAGGCACCCCCTCCCTGTGCAAGTGCAAATGGATCAAAGGCACCCCCTCCCAGTACAAATGTATCAAAGACACCCCCTCCCTGTGCAAGTGCAAATGGATCAAAGGCACCCCCAATTTCTGATGAGTGAGCAGGCAAAGGCAAATCTAAGCAGTACTGGAGAGCTGCAGAATGATCAAGATCCTCCAACAGCAACACCATcaattcttcctcttcctcttcctcacaattGCACTAGTCAACAAGAAGATGATGGTCTTCCTCTTCTTCAACTAGATGAAATAAATGAAATGTTGGACTTGTTGCAGGAAGATCCACAGATGATGTTCAACGATCTAAGCTTTCCAGATACGGATCGTTGGCCCCCACAATAA